In Seriola aureovittata isolate HTS-2021-v1 ecotype China chromosome 17, ASM2101889v1, whole genome shotgun sequence, a genomic segment contains:
- the rpsa gene encoding 40S ribosomal protein SA, producing the protein MSGGLDVLQMKEEDVLKFLAAGTHLGGTNLDFQVEQYVYKRKSDGVYIINLKKTWEKLLLAARAIVAIENPADVCVISSRNTGQRAVLKFASATGATTFHGRFTPGTFTNQIQAAFREPRLLIVTDPRADHQPLTEASYVNIPTIALCNTDSPLRYVDIAIPCNNKGHHSVGLMWWMLAREVLRMRGTISREHPWEVMPDLYFYRDPEEIEKEEQAAAEKAVGKEEFQGEWSAPAAEFAQPEVADWSEGVAVPSVPIQQFPAAAAAPVKTEDWSTQPATEDWSTAPTAQASDWGGATSDWS; encoded by the exons ATGTCCGGAGGTCTGGATGTCCTTCAAatgaaggaggaggatgtgCTGAAGTTCCTGGCCGCAGGAACTCACCTGGGAGGCACCAATTTGGACTTCCAGGTGGAGCAGTACGTCTACAAGAGAAAAAGTGACG GTGTGTACATCATTAACCTGAAGAAGACCTgggagaagctgctgctggcagCCAGGGCCATTGTTGCCATTGAGAACCCAGCTGATGTGTGCGTTATCTCCTCCAGGAACACTGGACAG AGAGCAGTGCTGAAGTTTGCCTCTGCCACCGGCGCCACCACCTTCCACGGTCGTTTCACCCCTGGTACATTCACCAATCAGATCCAGGCAGCTTTCAGGGAGCCCCGCCTCCTGATTGTGACAGACCCTCGTGCTGACCATCAGCCACTGACTGAGGCTTCCTATGTCAACATCCCTACCATTGCCCTGTGCAACACTGACTCTCCTCTGAGATACGTGGACATTGCCATCCCCTGTAACAACAAG GGTCACCACTCTGTCGGTCTGATGTGGTGGATGTTGGCCAGGGAGGTTCTCAGGATGAGGGGAACCATCTCCAGGGAGCACCCATGGGAGGTCATGCCTGATCTGTACTTCTACAGGGACCCTGAAGAG ATTGAGAAGGAGGAGCAGGCTGCAGCTGAGAAGGCTGTTGGAAAGGAGGAGTTCCAGGGTGAATGGAGCGCCCCTGCAGCTGAGTTTGCTCAGCCTGAGGTAGCTGACTGGTCTGAGGGTGTTGCTGTGCCATCTGTGCCCATCCAGCAGTTCCCTGCAG CCGCAGCTGCACCTGTCAAAACAG AGGACTGGAGTACTCAGCCTGCCACCGAGGACTGGTCCACTGCCCCTACTGCCCAGGCATCTGACTGGGGTGGTGCAACTTCTGACTGGTCTTAA
- the LOC130184866 gene encoding mitochondrial glycine transporter A-like, which yields MELSLAHPAIKAFMCGSLSGTCSTLLFQPLDLVKTRLQTLQSGMQPGSGRVGMVTVLLSVVRTERLLGLWKGVSPSFVRTIPGVGIYFSTYYSLKQHFFQDGSPGALEAVVLGGGARSVAGVFMLPVTVIKTRFECGRYSYRSVVGALRSVCRTEGPAALFSGLMATLLRDVPFSGIYVMFYSQTKASLPKEISTSPSAPLANFSCGLLAGVLASMVTQPADVVKTHVQVNPQLRTAEAIRYIYMEHGVRGFFRGAVPRSLRRTMMAAMAWTVYEQMMAHIGLKS from the exons ATGGAGCTGTCACTG gCTCACCCGGCTATCAAAGCCTTCATGTGTGGCTCCCTCAGTGGGACCTGCTCCACGCTGCTTTTCCAGCCTCTCGACCTGGTCAAGACTCGTCTGCAGACGCTGCAGAGCGGCATGCAGCCCGG TTCAGGCAGAGTGGGGATGGTGACGGTGCTCCTGAGCGTGGTGCGGACAGAGAGGCTGCTGGGACTGTGGAAAGGAGTTTCACCG TCCTTTGTTCGGACCATCCCAGGTGTGGGGATCTACTTCAGCACCTACTACTCTCTGAAGCAGCACTTCTTCCAGGACGGCAGCCCAGGGGCCTTGGAGGCCGTGGTGCTGGGAGGCGGGGCCCGGTCGGTGGCGGGGGTGTTCATGCTGCCGGTCACTGTCATCAAGACACGCTTTGAA tgtggcAGGTACAGTTACAGGAGCGTGGTCGGGGCGCTGCGCAGCGTGTGTCGGACTGAGGGTCCCGCTGCTCTGTTCTCCGGCCTGATGGCCACTCTCCTCAGAGACGTTCCCTTCTCTGGCATCTACGTCATGTTTTACAGCCAGACCAAGGCCTCACTGCCAAAAG AAATCAGCACGTCTCCGTCGGCGCCCCTGGCGAACTTCAGCTGCGGGCTCCTGGCAGGTGTGTTGGCCTCTATGGTCACTCAGCCTGCTGATGTGGTCAAAACACACGTCCAAGTGAATCCACAGCTGAGGACGGCAGAGGCCATCAGATACATCTATATG GAACACGGCGTCCGGGGCTTCTTCAGAGGGGCCGTTCCCCGATCACTAAGGAGGACCATGATGGCCGCCATGGCGTGGACAGTGTATGAGCAGATGATGGCCCACATCGGGCTCAAGTCCTGA